Genomic DNA from Methanomassiliicoccales archaeon:
AGTAGAGGTCGAGATAATCGATGCCAAGGCGGAGTTCTTCGGAGCGCTGAAGGGCCTGACCGATCCGGAGGAGAAGAGGGAGGCGGTCACGCAGACCTTCTACAAGACGGTCTTCGGCCGCATCGTCAGGGAGAGCAAGGCCAAATACCTGCTCCAGGGGACCAACTTCACCGATGTGGAGGAGACCGTGGCCGGCATCAAGAGGCAGCACAACATACTGGAGCAACTAGGTATCGACACCAAGAAGGAGTTCGGGTACAAGGTCATCGAGCCCATCATACAGCTTCGAAAGAGCGGTGTGAGAAAGGTGGGAAAGATCCTGGGACTGCAGAAGGTTATCTACGACAGCCCGCCATTTCCTGGGCCAGCTCTCGCTACAAGGGTCATAGGGGAGGTCACGCCAGAGAGGGTGGCGACCGTCAGAAAGGCCACCGTCATAGTCGAACAGGAGCTTAGAGAGGTGGGGGCATTCCAGTACCTCGCAATCCTGCACGAGGACCGTGTGACTGGGATACGAGACAAGAAGCGTGACTTCGGTCTACAGATAGAGGTCAGATGCTGGGACAGCACAGACGCGGTCCACGCAACACCCACCAACCTGCCTTTCGAGAAGCTGACCCGCCTGGCAAACAGGATAACCGCTGAGGTGCCTGGGGTAGTGAGCGTGACCTACAACCTCGCGACCAAGCCACCCTCGACCATCGAGGCCATTTGAGCGGCAATGAGCGAGCATACTCGCTAGCGTCCTAGAAAAAAGGAAGTTGAGGAGGGTTCACATCCTCATTTCCTC
This window encodes:
- a CDS encoding ExsB family transcriptional regulator, yielding MQKLSDIVEIKLEDLKPEEFIEQQVKDIKAKVGDGVAINALSGGVDSSVVTLLGHRALGKKLRTVFIDSGIMREGEPERVVSLFKELGVEVEIIDAKAEFFGALKGLTDPEEKREAVTQTFYKTVFGRIVRESKAKYLLQGTNFTDVEETVAGIKRQHNILEQLGIDTKKEFGYKVIEPIIQLRKSGVRKVGKILGLQKVIYDSPPFPGPALATRVIGEVTPERVATVRKATVIVEQELREVGAFQYLAILHEDRVTGIRDKKRDFGLQIEVRCWDSTDAVHATPTNLPFEKLTRLANRITAEVPGVVSVTYNLATKPPSTIEAI